A genomic window from Anguilla rostrata isolate EN2019 chromosome 14, ASM1855537v3, whole genome shotgun sequence includes:
- the LOC135239721 gene encoding PR domain zinc finger protein 8-like: MMEDSLSLKASWGADAKAMQQCLTDIFTSVYTTCDIPENAIFGPCVLSHTSLYDSIAFIALKSTDKRTAPYIFRVDTSAGCGSSEGLTWLRLVQSARDGEEQNLEAYVKNGQLFYRSLRRIEKDEELLVWYGKDLTALLLLSFTGASGKSKGAPPYLCQDCNQRFQFEFPFLAHLRFCCTKGLYRMNGADGDSADRLHHGDLVPLRPSPEPLRPDRRSNSRDAKPATDFHNLARDLENSRTRPPSGKEAEIRSGSKRKYSEEEEEEEKKRSRSSSKSPVSKESFECASQQCGEAFDLGESRRPFSPSRPEPVELKKSAFTEVRKAPESLRQSLRSGESGDGGRPALMEARPRPHAEGPAPGSAFRSVPRDPDRKSAFSQPAHPNARLPPLLMPAKLLPSATCHPAAGDAGRLCQASHLISRLQGQDVLRDGGPGRGPFLFAAPYWPKASGATRVQAPSALTLLPPSFTSLCLPAQNWCAKCNASFRMTSDLVYHMRSHHKRELSVEPLVKRRREEKLKCPVCNEAFRERHHLSRHMTSHN; the protein is encoded by the exons ATGATGGAAGATTCGCTGTCTTTAAAAGCAAGTTGGGGTGCAGACGCCAAGGCGATGCAGCAGTGTCTGACGGATATTTTCACCAGCGTCTACACTACTTGTGACATCCCggaaaatgccatttttggCCCTTGCGTTCTGAGCCACACATCCCTGTATGACAGCATTGCTTTCATTGCTCTTAAATCTACAGACAAGCGAACAGCACCTTACATCTTCAGA GTGGACACCTCGGCTGGGTGCGGCTCCTCGGAGGGCCTGACGTGGCTGCGGCTGGTCCAGTCGGCCCGGGACGGGGAGGAGCAGAACCTGGAGGCCTACGTTAAGAACGGGCAGCTGTTCTACAGGTCCCTGCGCCGGATCGAGAAGGACGAGGAGCTGCTGGTCTGGTACGGGAAAGACCTCACGGCCTTACTGCTCCTCAGCTTCACCGGGGCAAGCGGGAAGAGCAAAG GTGCACCTCCTTATCTGTGCCAGGATTGCAACCAGCGCTTCCAGTTTGAATTCCCATTTCTGGCTCATCTGAGATTCTGCTGCACCAAGGGACTGTATCGCATGAATGGCGCAGATGGGGATTCTGCAGACCGCCTCCACCACGGGGACCTCGTTCCCCTGCGGCCCAGTCCTGAGCCCCTCAGACCGGACAGGCGGTCGAACTCACGGGACGCGAAACCTGCCACCGACTTTCACAACTTAGCCAGGGACCTGGAAAACAGCAGGACACGGCCGCCCAGCGGCAAGGAGGCGGAGATCAGAAGCGGGAGCAAGAGGAAGTactctgaggaggaggaggaggaggagaagaagaggagcaGGAGCTCCTCTAAATCCCCCGTGTCCAAGGAGAGTTTCGAGTGCGCGTCCCAACAGTGCGGAGAGGCCTTTGATTTGGGGGAGAGCAGACGGCCCTTTTCGCCCTCCCGCCCCGAGCCGGTGGAACTGAAGAAGAGCGCGTTCACAGAGGTGAGGAAGGCCCCAGAGAGCCTGCGGCAGAGCCTCAGAAGCGGGGAGAGCGGGGACGGCGGCAGGCCGGCTCTGATGGAggcgcggccccgcccccacgccgagggccccgcccccggaaGCGCGTTCCGCTCGGTGCCCCGGGACCCGGACAGGAAGAGCGCGTTCAGCCAGCCCGCTCACCCCAACGCTCGGTTGCCCCCTCTGCTGATGCCCGCGAAGCTCCTCCCCTCGGCGACCTGCCACCCCGCCGCGGGCGACGCGGGCAGGCTCTGCCAGGCCAGCCACCTGATCTCCAGGCTGCAGGGCCAGGACGTGCTGCGCGACGGGGGCCCCGGGCGCGGCCCCTTCCTGTTCGCCGCGCCGTACTGGCCAAAGGCCTCCGGGGCGACGCGGGTGCAGGCGCCCTCCGCCCTCACGCTCCTGCCCCCGTCCTTCACCTCCCTCTGCCTGCCCGCGCAGAACTGGTGCGCCAAGTGCAACGCCTCCTTCCGCATGACCTCCGACCTGGTGTACCACATGCGATCCCACCACAAGAGGGAGCTGTCCGTGGAGCCGCTGGTCAAacggaggagggaggagaagctCAAGTGCCCCGTCTGCAACGAGGCCTTCAGAGAGCGGCACCACCTCTCGCGTCACATGACCTCGCACAACTGA